In Flammeovirgaceae bacterium 311, one DNA window encodes the following:
- a CDS encoding diaminopimelate epimerase (COG0253 Diaminopimelate epimerase), translated as MSKLQFYKYHGTGNDFIMIDNRQEVFDKENLALVRQLCHRRYGIGADGLILIENSPETDFEMIYFNSDGSKSFCGNGSRCAVYFARFLGIVNDNAEFKAIDGFHEAYMLNDQVYLRMRNVDRVEQFEEDMFINTGSPHYIRFVKELADMNVVDEGKKIRYSELYKAEGTNVNFAEPTHEGKLYVRTYERGVEDETLSCGTGVTAVALASTYLGYASPVKLVTPGGQLQVAFKTKGNDQFTDIYLSGPVTPVYVGEISI; from the coding sequence ATGTCAAAACTGCAATTTTATAAATACCACGGTACCGGTAACGACTTTATCATGATCGATAACCGGCAGGAAGTTTTCGATAAAGAGAATCTGGCGCTTGTACGCCAGCTGTGTCACCGCCGTTATGGTATTGGAGCCGATGGACTCATCCTTATTGAGAACAGTCCGGAGACTGATTTTGAGATGATCTATTTTAACTCAGATGGCTCTAAAAGCTTTTGTGGCAATGGCAGCCGCTGTGCAGTTTACTTTGCGCGCTTCCTGGGCATTGTAAATGATAATGCTGAATTTAAGGCCATTGATGGTTTTCACGAAGCTTATATGCTCAACGACCAGGTGTACCTGCGCATGCGCAATGTAGACCGGGTGGAGCAGTTCGAAGAAGATATGTTCATCAACACCGGATCGCCGCACTACATACGTTTTGTAAAGGAGCTGGCCGATATGAATGTGGTGGATGAGGGTAAAAAGATCCGGTATTCGGAGCTTTACAAAGCCGAAGGCACCAATGTTAACTTTGCTGAACCCACCCACGAAGGTAAGCTGTATGTACGGACTTATGAGCGCGGTGTGGAAGATGAAACCCTCTCCTGTGGTACAGGAGTAACGGCTGTGGCACTGGCCAGCACCTACCTGGGCTATGCCTCGCCGGTTAAGCTGGTAACACCGGGCGGACAGCTGCAGGTAGCCTTTAAAACAAAAGGGAACGACCAGTTCACAGATATTTATTTGTCGGGGCCTGTTACCCCGGTATACGTAGGTGAAATTTCAATATGA
- the rplS gene encoding 50S ribosomal protein L19 (COG0335 Ribosomal protein L19), with product MSELIKFVEKEYQEARAKFPSFKSGDTVNVHVKIREGNKERIQQFQGTVIQRKNAGTNGETFTVRKVSNSVGVERIFPILSPNLDKIELIRRGKVRRARLYYLRGRQGKAARIKELV from the coding sequence ATGAGCGAGCTTATAAAATTTGTAGAGAAGGAATACCAGGAAGCACGCGCGAAGTTTCCTTCTTTTAAATCAGGCGATACTGTAAATGTACACGTAAAGATCCGCGAGGGTAATAAAGAGCGTATCCAGCAGTTCCAGGGAACTGTAATTCAGCGGAAAAATGCAGGTACCAACGGTGAAACTTTCACTGTACGTAAAGTATCTAACAGTGTTGGTGTAGAGCGTATATTCCCTATCTTATCACCAAACCTCGATAAAATCGAGCTGATACGCAGGGGTAAAGTTAGAAGAGCACGTCTGTACTACCTGCGTGGTCGTCAGGGCAAAGCTGCCAGAATCAAAGAACTGGTATAA
- a CDS encoding tRNA (guanine-N(1)-)-methyltransferase (COG0336 tRNA-(guanine-N1)-methyltransferase), with product MRIDIITVLPRLLDSPFSHSILKRAQDKGLVEVVVHDLRDYSTSKQKSVDDYAYGGGAGMVLQIEPVARCIEHLQAQRTYNETIYMSPDGETLNQGMANELSLKQNLMILCGHYKGVDERVRQHFISREISIGDYVLSGGELAAAVLADSIIRLLPGVLNDETSALSDSFQDGLLAPPVYSRPADFRGWKVPEVLLSGHEGKIEAWRHQQAVERTQQRRPDLFDQDPVSGNQISGGSKTGREQK from the coding sequence ATGAGGATTGACATCATAACAGTGCTTCCCCGCCTGCTTGATAGTCCTTTCTCTCATTCTATATTAAAAAGAGCTCAGGATAAAGGCCTGGTAGAGGTAGTAGTACATGACCTGCGCGACTACAGCACCAGTAAGCAGAAATCTGTAGACGATTATGCCTATGGCGGAGGCGCCGGTATGGTGCTGCAGATAGAGCCTGTTGCCCGCTGTATTGAGCATCTGCAGGCGCAGCGTACTTACAATGAAACCATTTACATGAGCCCTGATGGAGAAACCCTCAATCAGGGAATGGCCAATGAGCTAAGCCTGAAACAGAATCTTATGATCCTTTGCGGTCATTATAAAGGGGTGGATGAACGGGTGCGGCAGCATTTCATCAGTCGTGAGATCAGCATAGGCGATTATGTATTAAGTGGTGGCGAGCTGGCGGCAGCAGTGCTGGCCGACAGTATTATTCGTTTGCTGCCGGGTGTGCTCAATGATGAAACCTCTGCACTTTCAGACTCCTTTCAGGATGGTCTGCTGGCGCCCCCGGTCTATAGCAGGCCGGCAGATTTCAGGGGCTGGAAAGTGCCGGAAGTACTCTTGAGTGGCCATGAGGGTAAAATCGAAGCCTGGCGTCATCAGCAGGCAGTTGAACGTACGCAGCAACGCCGGCCAGACCTGTTTGATCAGGATCCTGTGTCTGGCAATCAAATATCCGGTGGTTCTAAAACCGGAAGAGAACAAAAATAA
- a CDS encoding 16S rRNA-processing protein (COG0806 RimM protein, required for 16S rRNA processing) produces the protein MRKDDCYQLGIIQRPHGLKGEVAVFLDVDDPSVYTALESVFVDQDGQLIPFFIEELQIGSQKVILKFEEVDSYEEAAELSGLELYLPLSTLPPLEGNAFYYHEIIGFQLVDQESGPVGEIREVVSGMQDLLVVDRQGIEILVPLHDELISEVKREQRELHMQLPEGLLDIYLNPNNNPDDED, from the coding sequence ATGCGTAAAGATGACTGTTACCAGCTTGGTATCATACAAAGGCCTCATGGCTTAAAGGGTGAGGTAGCAGTTTTTCTGGACGTAGACGATCCTTCTGTATATACAGCATTGGAATCAGTGTTCGTCGATCAGGACGGACAACTGATTCCTTTTTTTATTGAAGAACTTCAGATAGGCTCCCAAAAAGTTATACTTAAGTTTGAGGAAGTAGACAGCTACGAGGAGGCTGCTGAACTAAGTGGCCTGGAACTCTACCTGCCGCTAAGCACACTGCCTCCGCTGGAAGGAAATGCTTTTTACTACCACGAGATCATAGGTTTTCAGCTGGTAGATCAGGAAAGTGGTCCTGTAGGAGAAATCCGGGAGGTAGTAAGCGGTATGCAGGATCTGCTGGTGGTAGACAGGCAGGGAATAGAAATATTGGTACCCCTCCACGACGAGCTTATTTCAGAAGTTAAACGGGAGCAGCGGGAGCTGCACATGCAGTTGCCTGAAGGTCTGCTGGATATATACCTGAACCCCAATAATAATCCGGATGATGAGGATTGA
- a CDS encoding 30S ribosomal protein S16 (COG0228 Ribosomal protein S16) produces the protein MAVRIRLARRGRKKRAMYDVVVADARAPRDGRFIEKIGIYNPNTNPATIDINTDKAFDWVMKGAQPSDTVAAMLKYRGVLLRKHLQIGVNKGAITQEDADNRLNEWLNAKQGKIQGKSEQIASEREAAAKARLDAETKVKEARAEAIRKREEEAMAAASADAAEIEDAGQVVSEGTEEPSAE, from the coding sequence ATGGCAGTTCGTATTCGTCTGGCCCGCAGAGGCCGCAAAAAACGCGCAATGTACGATGTAGTCGTTGCCGACGCTAGAGCACCACGTGATGGTCGCTTTATTGAGAAAATTGGTATTTACAACCCTAATACCAATCCCGCTACAATAGACATCAACACCGATAAGGCATTTGATTGGGTAATGAAAGGTGCACAGCCTTCTGATACCGTAGCGGCAATGCTGAAATACCGCGGTGTTCTGCTGCGCAAGCACCTGCAGATAGGTGTTAACAAAGGCGCCATCACTCAGGAAGATGCAGACAACCGCTTGAATGAGTGGCTGAACGCCAAACAAGGTAAGATCCAGGGCAAATCCGAGCAGATCGCTTCTGAGCGTGAGGCTGCTGCCAAGGCTCGTCTTGATGCTGAAACCAAAGTGAAAGAAGCACGTGCAGAAGCCATCCGCAAAAGAGAAGAAGAAGCTATGGCCGCTGCCAGTGCAGATGCAGCTGAAATTGAAGATGCCGGCCAGGTAGTATCTGAAGGTACTGAAGAACCTTCTGCAGAATAA